A genomic stretch from Tenrec ecaudatus isolate mTenEca1 chromosome 17, mTenEca1.hap1, whole genome shotgun sequence includes:
- the LINGO1 gene encoding leucine-rich repeat and immunoglobulin-like domain-containing nogo receptor-interacting protein 1, with protein sequence MLAGGARSMPSPLLACWQPILLLVLGSVLSGSATGCPPRCECSAQDRAVLCHRKRFMAVPEGIPTETRLLDLGKNRIKTLNQDEFAGFPHLEELELNENIVSAVEPGAFNNLFNLRTLGLRSNRLKLIPLGVFTGLSNLTKLDISENKIVILLDYMFQDLYNLKSLEVGDNDLVYISHRAFSGLNSLEQLTLEKCNLTSIPTEALSHLHGLIVLRLRHLNINAIRDYSFKRLYRLKVLEISHWPYLDTMTPNCLYGLNLTSLSITHCNLTAVPYLAVRHLVYLRFLNLSYNPISTIEGSMLHELLRLQEMQLVGGQLAVVEPYAFRGLNYLRVLNVSGNQLTTLEESAFHSVGNLETLILDSNPLACDCRLLWVFRRRWRLNFNRQQPTCATPEFVQGKEFKDFPDVLLPNYFTCRRARIRDRKAQQVFVDEGHTVQFVCRADGDPPPAILWLSPRKHLVSAKSNGRLTVFPDGTLEVRYAQVQDNGTYTCIAANAGGNDSMPAHLHVRSYSPDWPHQPNKTFAFISNLPGEGEANSTRATVPFPFDIKTLIIATTMGFISFLGVVLFCLVLLFLWSRGKGNTKHNIEIEYVPRKSDAGITSADAPRKFNMKMI encoded by the coding sequence ATGCTGGCGGGGGGCGCGAGGAGCATGCCCAGCCCCCTCCTGGCCTGCTGGCAGCCCATCCTCCTGCTGGTGCTGGGCTCGGTGCTGTCTGGCTCGGCCACAGGCTGCCCTCCCCGCTGTGAGTGCTCGGCCCAGGACCGCGCGGTGCTGTGCCACCGGAAGCGCTTCATGGCGGTGCCCGAAGGCATCCCCACGGAGACGCGCCTGCTGGACCTGGGCAAGAACCGAATCAAGACGCTCAACCAGGACGAGTTTGCCGGCTTCCCGCACCTGGAGGAGCTGGAGCTGAATGAGAACATCGTGAGCGCCGTGGAGCCCGGCGCCTTCAACAACCTCTTCAACCTGCGGACGCTGGGCCTCCGCAGCAACCGCCTGAAGCTCATCCCGCTGGGCGTCTTCACGGGCCTCAGTAACCTGACCAAGCTGGACATCAGCGAGAACAAGATTGTCATCCTGCTGGACTACATGTTCCAGGACCTGTACAACCTCAAGTCCCTGGAGGTCGGGGACAACGACCTGGTCTATATCTCCCACCGGGCCTTCAGCGGCCTCAACAGCCTGGAGCAGCTGACGCTGGAGAAGTGCAACCTGACCTCCATCCCCACGGAGGCGCTGTCCCACCTGCACGGCCTCATCGTCCTGAGGCTCCGGCACCTCAACATCAACGCCATCCGGGACTACTCCTTCAAGAGGCTGTACCGCCTCAAGGTCCTGGAGATCTCCCACTGGCCCTACCTGGATACCATGACCCCCAACTGCCTCTACGGCCTCAACCTGACGTCCCTGTCCATCACCCACTGCAATCTGACCGCCGTGCCCTACCTGGCCGTGCGGCACCTGGTCTATCTCCGCTTCCTCAACCTCTCCTACAACCCCATCAGCACCATCGAGGGTTCCATGCTGCATGAGCTGCTGCGGCTGCAGGAGATGCAGCTGGTGGGCGGGCAGCTGGCCGTGGTGGAGCCCTACGCCTTCCGGGGCCTCAACTACCTGCGCGTGCTCAACGTCTCCGGCAACCAGCTGACCACGCTGGAGGAGTCGGCCTTCCACTCGGTGGGCAACCTGGAGACGCTCATCCTGgactccaacccactggcctgcgactgCCGGCTTCTGTGGGTGTTCCGGCGCCGCTGGCGCCTCAACTTCAACCGGCAGCAGCCCACGTGCGCCACGCCCGAGTTCGTCcagggcaaggagttcaaggactTCCCTGACGTGCTCCTGCCCAACTACTTCACCTGCCGCCGCGCACGCATCCGGGACCGCAAAGCTCAGCAGGTGTTCGTGGACGAGGGCCACACGGTGCAGTTCGTGTGCCGGGCGGATGGCGACCCGCCGCCCGCCATCCTCTGGCTCTCGCCGCGCAAGCACCTGGTCTCGGCCAAGAGCAACGGGCGGCTCACAGTCTTCCCCGACGGCACTCTGGAGGTGCGCTACGCCCAGGTACAGGACAACGGCACGTACACGTGCATCGCGGCCAACGCGGGCGGCAACGACTCCATGCCCGCCCACCTGCATGTGCGCAGCTACTCGCCCGACTGGCCCCATCAGCCCAACAAGACCTTCGCCTTCATCTCCAACCTGCCGGGCGAGGGCGAGGCCAACAGCACCCGCGCCACAGTGCCTTTCCCCTTCGACATCAAGACCCTCATCATCGCCACCACCATGGGCTTCATCTCCTTCCTGGGGGTCGTGCTTTTTTGCCTGGTGCTGCTGTTCCTCTGGAGCCGGGGCAAGGGCAACACGAAGCACAACATCGAAATCGAGTACGTGCCCCGCAAGTCCGACGCGGGCATCACCTCGGCCGACGCACCGCGCAAGTTCAACATGAAGATGATATGA